In Bacillus sp. KH172YL63, one genomic interval encodes:
- a CDS encoding EsaB/YukD family protein, whose amino-acid sequence MYIEITIDLKRYDDRRIDMRLSNYHTVKKLIDLVWQSQKLEAGSREGYWIRITNKQEVIPGNIRLIDAGIRTGDRIEIL is encoded by the coding sequence ATGTATATAGAAATCACCATAGATTTAAAACGCTACGATGATAGACGCATCGATATGAGATTATCCAATTATCACACTGTAAAAAAGCTGATCGATTTAGTATGGCAGTCTCAAAAGCTTGAAGCAGGCTCCAGGGAAGGCTATTGGATCCGGATAACCAACAAGCAGGAGGTTATTCCAGGAAATATACGCCTGATTGATGCTGGAATCCGTACAGGAGATCGTATTGAGATTTTATAA
- a CDS encoding WXG100 family type VII secretion target: MSGIIRVTPAELISMSNRYTGESSQVGEQISRLDNMISELEGMWEGESSRAFAEQYQTLRPSFLQMQQLLEDISMQLTSTAKSLEDADAQIANQIRG, encoded by the coding sequence ATGTCAGGAATAATTCGCGTTACCCCGGCAGAATTGATTAGTATGTCAAACCGATACACAGGAGAAAGCAGTCAAGTAGGTGAGCAGATCTCACGCCTTGACAATATGATCTCTGAGCTTGAAGGTATGTGGGAAGGTGAATCAAGCCGTGCGTTTGCTGAGCAGTATCAAACTCTTCGTCCTTCATTCCTTCAGATGCAACAGCTTCTTGAAGACATCTCAATGCAATTGACTAGCACAGCGAAGTCCCTTGAAGATGCAGATGCTCAAATCGCCAATCAAATTCGTGGATAA
- a CDS encoding sensor histidine kinase produces the protein MIRTYIWERKSWIGFIIGLHLMWIFIAYIDSAIPLQPILYMTFLSLLFFILFLFIRYQKETRFFKRLKEWDHNLQVTGLDSPDSPFEEMISENLAEQAGLLRKEVTGNRLMLQQEKDELLAWIHEVKTPLTAMHLMIERMEDKSLKAPLIYEWLRVHLLLDQQLHRKRLAFMENDLYIEETDLEAVLFQEIKTLQSWCIQKGIGFDIELPFTHVLSDAKWLAFMIRQLLTNAVKYSTESDIQINSEQINGKTKLTIQDSGRGIDSRDMPRIFDKGFTSTVDHHDHASTGMGLYLTKRVAESLLISVEIQSKRGEGTTVALIFPKKNDFLQLTGV, from the coding sequence ATGATCCGTACATACATATGGGAGAGGAAAAGCTGGATTGGGTTCATTATCGGACTTCACTTGATGTGGATTTTCATTGCTTACATCGATTCAGCCATCCCCCTGCAACCGATTCTGTACATGACATTTCTTTCACTGCTATTTTTCATATTATTTTTGTTCATCCGTTATCAGAAAGAAACCCGTTTTTTCAAACGTCTGAAAGAATGGGATCATAACCTGCAGGTTACAGGGCTCGACTCTCCAGATTCACCATTTGAAGAAATGATCTCAGAAAACCTGGCTGAGCAGGCTGGTCTGCTGCGGAAAGAGGTAACAGGCAACAGACTGATGCTTCAACAGGAGAAAGATGAGCTTCTCGCCTGGATCCATGAAGTGAAGACGCCGCTGACGGCGATGCATTTGATGATTGAACGGATGGAAGATAAATCATTAAAGGCCCCATTAATATATGAGTGGCTCAGGGTTCACCTTCTATTAGACCAGCAGCTTCACCGTAAGCGGCTCGCCTTTATGGAAAATGATTTATATATTGAGGAGACGGATCTTGAGGCCGTCCTGTTCCAGGAAATCAAAACCCTCCAGTCCTGGTGCATCCAAAAAGGGATTGGCTTTGATATTGAGCTGCCGTTCACTCATGTATTGAGTGATGCCAAATGGCTTGCCTTTATGATTAGGCAGCTGTTAACCAATGCCGTTAAATACAGTACAGAATCGGATATTCAAATAAATAGTGAACAGATTAATGGGAAAACGAAACTTACGATCCAGGATTCAGGCCGGGGGATCGATTCCAGGGACATGCCGCGGATTTTTGACAAAGGCTTCACTTCGACAGTCGATCATCATGATCATGCCTCCACCGGAATGGGGTTGTACCTGACTAAACGGGTGGCAGAATCCTTGCTCATATCCGTAGAGATCCAGTCAAAAAGAGGAGAAGGGACCACCGTGGCCCTAATCTTCCCAAAGAAAAATGATTTCCTGCAATTGACCGGCGTGTGA
- a CDS encoding response regulator transcription factor — protein sequence MFKLLLIEDDTSLFNELRDRLSQWSYDVYGIQDFNQVMAEFAAIKPDLVIIDIQLPKFDGFHWCRMIRSHSNVPILFLSSREHPTDMVMAMQLGADDFIQKPFHFDVLIAKIQATLRRVYNYNTEQVSIRTWSGATVDVERNTVSNEIGSIELSKNEMYILKLLIEQKNKIVKRDDLINSLWDDKRFISDNTLTVNVNRLRKRLEEIGLGRYIETKVGQGYVAIEEDSL from the coding sequence ATGTTCAAATTATTACTAATAGAAGATGATACCTCCCTTTTCAATGAACTACGGGATAGGCTTTCCCAGTGGTCCTATGACGTATATGGCATCCAAGACTTTAATCAGGTGATGGCAGAATTCGCAGCCATTAAACCTGATCTTGTGATCATCGATATCCAACTGCCTAAATTTGATGGATTCCACTGGTGCCGGATGATCCGGAGTCATTCCAATGTACCGATCTTGTTCTTATCTTCACGTGAACATCCGACGGATATGGTGATGGCCATGCAGCTTGGTGCGGATGATTTCATTCAGAAACCATTTCATTTCGATGTACTCATCGCCAAGATTCAAGCGACGCTAAGAAGGGTGTATAACTACAATACCGAGCAGGTCAGTATCAGGACATGGTCCGGAGCAACGGTTGATGTGGAGCGTAATACCGTATCCAATGAAATTGGCTCCATTGAACTGTCGAAGAATGAAATGTATATTCTAAAGCTGCTGATCGAGCAGAAGAATAAAATTGTCAAAAGGGACGATCTCATCAACAGCCTATGGGATGACAAGCGATTCATCAGTGATAACACGTTGACCGTCAACGTAAACCGCCTCAGGAAACGTCTTGAAGAAATAGGATTGGGTCGCTATATCGAAACGAAAGTTGGGCAAGGGTATGTTGCCATAGAAGAGGATTCGCTATGA